AATTATGACACAATTTCCCGAAATTCCTGTAGATCAAAAAGAATACAAATGTCGAGCGAAGTGATCAGTCTCCATGGTGCATACATCCGATAGTCATCCCAAAAAGAATGAAgttggagaaggaagagTAAAGGAGATCGGAAAGTAAAGGAAGAATTAAGTATTACAAGGATTACAGGTACACTATTCATCATCGAAGGAGCAAATCAAGAAAAGTATTTAATTCATGGAAGGTCGTTAAATCCCGGAGAACCAGTTATTGGTAAAAGATAGTACAATTCGTTCTTGGATTTGAGTTATTTGAATGACTCGCAGGATCGTGAAAATAGAACCAGAAAATTCCGAATGAGAATATACGTGAGTGTGCGAGTGGGGTGCCATATCGTTTAGCATGGATGCAAGGTGGTAGAATTCGATCATGATGCATGGGAATGAATGGTTGATAGATAGTTGTCGAGGCTGTGTCCTGCCTGAGAGGCTTCCAATACAATGATTAGATAAATGTTGTAGGAGCTTTCAGATCGTGCAAAGTTTATGCGCAGCAAGTGGATTTCACAGCAGAACCATCAACAAGAGCGGAGTTAGGCAGTGATTGCTTCACTCCAGGTGACTGAAATAGGCATTTTGCGTCATTTctggaaaaaaaagaaaaagtatAGGAACAACTAACTCTGTCATCGTCaaaaacacctttctttATCTTTTCCAAAATATCACGAGAAGCGTCAACGAACGCTTGTTCGACGTTCAGGCCGGATTTTGCACTGGCTTCTACGAACAGAAGACCCTCCTGTTTCGCCCATAGTTCCGCTTCTTCATAAGAAACTTCTCTGGATCTCCGCTTGACTTTAGATGGAGAGGCAGAAGACTTAGAAGACTTAATGATAGAAGATGCTGATGACGATGTATTTGGGGAATTGGAAGACGTGGGAGGGGCCGAGGCTCCGGAAGGTGTCGGCTCATCACAAAGGTCGACTTTGTTACCGACAAGAATACATGAAACGTGAGGGTCTGCATGCTTTCGGACGTCAGCAAGCCATGTTCGGAGGTGTTCAAAGCCTGTTCCATGCATTCGCTGTCAATTACTAAACAAGAAAAGTTTATAAAGCAAAAGAGGTCAGAGCTTACTGTCGCGTGATGTAACGTCGTAAACGAGAAGACAGCCAGCAGCACCACGATAATAAGACCGCGTTATGGCGCGAAATGTTTCTTGTCCCGCAGTATCCCAACCTATTGTCAAATGACATCCACAGTCAGTTAGGTACTAAAATTATACAACGGGATGGGTGGGCGTCGACAGGAGATGGAAGGCATGGCGACAAAATGTTCATCCACGTCGCGGTGGAACAAAATTTGCGTTATAAGATCTACTATTGCACTCACATTGGAGCTTCACAACTTTATTATCTTCGGGGATAGTTATCAACTTTGATCCAAACTCGACGCCTAGCTATAGTTGCAGAGATAAGATATAGTTAACAAGACGAGCAAGTAAGAAGCCGCAGCTGCGTTAGATTAGACCTATAAACCTACAGGATCTAGAGACTCACCGTCGGATCGGGATTTGCCAAAAATCTTTGGTCCGTTAGGCGGACAAGTAGCGACGATTTTCCAACCGCTGGGTCGCCTATAACACGCACTATTCAGGTGACATTTCTCAATGTATTTTGTATCATCTGTTCATACCTGTTATGATAAATTTGAAGACATAATGCCATGTAATTCCTGCCATCTCGACGAAATAAGACTCGGACTAGATAGTTAGCGAGTACAAAGTGGTTCAACGATAGCTTCGAGATTCCGGAGTTGGGGTTCGTTTATGGATTTCTCGTGTCGATATAGCTTTACAAGTATGGTGAGAGCGAGGAAACGTTATAACGAAAAGCGGCAGTGGCGGTTCAGAAACAAGGAATGTGTAGGAGGAGCATTTGGTCATTGTGCCGCACTGTTGTTAGGGGATGTTACGTCAGCAATAATATGGTCACATGCTGTTACGGACCATTCCGGAAGTGTTGAGCTCGCTGTCACCATTGTTCACGACTCTCCTTCAAAACAAATTTCACCTCAAATTCGACCAAAATGACGGCTTGGAGGTCTTTGTTCACGTACGTTGTCGTTGTATAACCGTTGTGTCTCATTTTTCTGACATTACTGAACTGTTAGTTACAACAAGTATGCCCAAATCACTGCTCGGGCTCTCCGCTCGTcgttgaaggaggaggagcgtgTCATCGCAGAGAAGCGTGGAATCACGAATACAAGGTTCCAAAAATGGGAGAACGGTGTTGGTGGTCAACAGGTGCGTTTATGGAATTACAACTTTTTGGCCTTTGCAATAACACGAAATGCAGGTTGTCCTCAATGAGGTTGCTGAGAAGAAATAGACATAGACCATACCTTCCCTGGAACACTATCGAGCTCTTCAAATTCATTAATCGTTGACAAAAAAGCAAATACACCCAGGCTAGACCCTATGTTCCAATGTAAAATTCATAATCATCTTCCTGAGTGCGGGTGACACAATCTCGAGACTCGGTGTGGGCGGTTAACCATCTACCTCGTTGCCCTCTGGTATCCGACTTCACCTTGGTCACGGCCTATATTTATGCACCCGCTCAGATCATTGGTCTCTCTAAGGCGTGTTTTATTGTGCGCTCGTCAATGATGAAATCTTGCTTTGGCCTGGAAGTCTATATGATCACTGTTTGGAATTCTTGGGCTCATTCGACGACAAATGTTTTGACGCACTTTCTAGTACTTGATTCGACTTGTCCCAGATTCTGGTTGTTCCAAATTTCCACCGAAACGGAGGGCTTTCGAAAACTCAACTTGTTTCAAAGACTGGTTGTACTCCTGCTCGCCCGGGAAACTACCGTGCCATGATGAAGTAGATCACGAAAAGGCGAGGTCTGTAATAGTGATCGCTAAGGCTCAAACCGGTTGTACGATAGGGTGGATGTCGGAACTTTATGTTCATCTTCGGACCAACAGGACGCGCGCTGCGTTCTTGGTTGATAAAGAATACTCACAAAACGGCTTTACCTTCTGATAGATTGTCCGTGCTGCTCGGCCGGGCGAAGTTCTTTGATCCTACAACCTAGTATTGCATTCAACATTCTGAAAGGTAATATTCAGTATTGTCAACGACCTGCCTGGAGCTGTCAACTCCCGTGGTCATATCTTGTCCACTTTATCAATATATGCATCCCTCACGATGATGATCAGATATTCAGCAAAATTGCCTTCTATTTCCGTCATCCAAACAATCGTTACACTTGTTGTTTGCATAGGTGAGCACCAATATCAAATGCCGTAGCCGTAAAATTATAAACTAGCAAAAATCTCAACTTAACCCTTTCTTGCTGACGGAATAAGATAGGTATGTCATTTGCCAGCGATCAACTCAAAATTTGCGCATCTATAACGCTGATCGACCAGCTATTCCTTGAAGCATGGCCAAGACGAAGTCCGGTGCGTACTTGTGGTTGGCATACGAGTCAAACGGAATCCCGCTACCCGATTGTAGCCACTCGCTCTTTTCCAAGGTGATCCGGACGAATCGTTCCAACAAGCGCGATTGAAATACTCATAGCCTAAACCTCGCCACGGCGGTACGTAGCGTTCAGGATTTCCCGAACTACCCGAACTCAGGATGTGGGCGTGGGTCGGGGCCATAAATAATACATCCACAGGCGCCCGCAAAGTATACCGATCGCTCCGGGATATAATTCCTTTCCGCTTTTCTGCTATACATTCTTGGGTCGGGAACACCTAGATCCCAGGGGAGAATGTATACAAGGAAAAGCGTTTTAGCAAGCAACCTAACTTGTGGTAGTGTCAAGGGTGCACCGTGCCATGGGAGCGAACCTTGGTTACGAGACGGCGGCTGCGATACCGTGGGCTACTCGCGTACGTGGACAGAAACGCAACAGGCCTTCAAtcttgaatattgaatgctTGCTCGCATACTTCCTCGCATGTTTCGACGCCCAGATAGTAAGTGGACAAGAGTCCACAGCTCAAGTGAACTCACCCTGCTCCACACCTGTTCGAGTCTGGCGCATCTAACGACGTCGAATTTATTGGCCTTGTCGGGGACATCAATGTCTGAAAAAAGCGCACTCGGTCAGAGTTCGCGCGGTAGTATATGCCATGAACAACGGGTGGAAACTGAAGTGATTGCCCACGACTGATTAAACGTCTCCGTTCACTCCGCCTCAATCCATCAAACCCTCATTCGAGTACTGAGTGCTATATCCTTACTCTGGAAATATGAAGAGTCTAAGGATAAAACCAAACATCCAGCGAACGGTTCGTAGGGTAAGTAGCTGATATGCATATATGCATACATACATGTTACTGCGACGTCGGCCACTACGCCCCTGTATCCTCAAACACTCAAACCAGAGTTAAAGTTATGTCTCCGTATCCACTCAAGGTAACAAAATACCTATTGCAAATTCACAACTGCCGCATTCATCGCGACTCGCCTGGAAAGGAGTGTGCCCTGAGTGACAAGGCTAACCTAACCATAAAGGATTTTTATGCAAATGACCCGCAATCCATGGGTCATTTCGATCGTTACAGATCATTGTAGGCGGCTGAGGGCGGCTGTAGGCGGGCGGCCTGATCCATTACAAAATATCCACATTCAAATTTGAAAATTATAACCTGCAAAGGTTTCACAATCTTCCAAAGAGCGACGAGTACGTTAAAGCAATGCATCTAATAGTGCGATTAGCCATCTACACGGTCTTTTTTTGACAACGTTTGGGAATGATAATTTGTCAATGGCAGTTTGTGAGTTCATCAAACCCATAAGGAGAACGTCGGGGAGGGAGGAGGCGGGCGCGCACGACGCTCACCTCGTCTGGCTGGTTTACACACACTAAGCGGTGTGTCCAGTCTGCACCAGATCGCAGCGCGTGAAAAAATAGAGTAACTCTGTATCAGCGTATGTATATAACCCATCAAATCGCACTTATTTTTATCACCTGCACTGTTGTATTGGTCGTCGCGTAAAGTGTTTATTGCGGGTTAATATGTTGTGTGCGTTGTGTTACATAAACTTGAGTGGGTTTATTtccaatgtgaatgtgaatgtatCAAAACGCATTGCCATGGAAAAGGACGCAGTGTTGTGACCTGAGCGGCAGGCTGATCTACAGCAGAATTGATGAGCTATGGGCTCACTCATTCATAGGTAGTCAGGTCTGTAGACAACAGATCATGAAACTGTTGGAAACGATGTCCAGAACGCGCCTCTCAAAATGAATGTGAGAGGGACATGGTTTGATGGAGAGATATCCCGTGTGGGCTATTTTGTTGTGCTCCGGGAAGAAGGTTATCCAGTATTATAATGTTACACCGGTTTAGTATAAGGTAGCGACTTTGTGTTGTTATGGGAAGAGATATAGTACACAATGCATGCATAGTAGGACGCGTTCTTGAACAACCGTATCGTGCTATCGTGAGTGGCctaagcaaaaagaaaaagaaagagaaaaaaaaaagaaatcaaggaTAGGAAGTTGtacatgaaaaaaaaaacctgaaaagagagaaaagaagactCATAAAACTTTGTCTTCGCGTCCAATGTAGGCGCCAAGTGGTATATAGAGTGTGAATGCTGGTGCTGAGAGTCGCAGTATGGCACAAGGACATAAAAAGGAATGGGGGCATGCGATGGTAAATCCAAAGCAGTACATCAGGAAACATCCAATGATGTTGAGAGATGGTAGTCGGGGAATTTTTTTAATGCGGTGTCGAAAACGGCGGGGTAGGGTTGGGTATCATCCTGCCTAGGGAGTCTCGCGAGTACTCATGTAGTTGCTGTATGAATCCAAAGTTGGGGTTCGCAACCCTCCTCTTGCTTTTAATAAAATGCACTGCTTCTGTTGGTGTCCAACCATACGCAGCCATTAGGTACGCAGCCACGACACTGACACTGCGACTGACTCCCTCCGCGCAGTGCACGAGTACATGTGCGTTGGGGCTCGAGTTGAGCGCGTCACGGATGAACGCCGTTGTGCTGGGCAGGTGTCCCGCGAGCTCCGCGAACGGTAAATCCTCGATGCGCACTTGCATCCGGATAGGCTGCACGGGTAGCAGCGTCGGCGGGGGGCGGAAGATGGTGTCGGAGAGCGTCGAGAGGATGTGTGTTATCCGGTAAGAGGTGAGCAGGGCTGGGTTCTCAGCGAAGGCGAGGTCAGAGATGTATAGACGGGGGATAATCTCGCTGACGTTGCGTGCTGGACGGGCATGGTATGAAGGAGAGAAAGGCGAGGCAGATGGGGGCGACACTGTTGGGTTGGTTGGTGCTAATGTCCATGGCTGGGGGTATTGTGAATGGTGGGTATTATGGCCTGAGCCTCCGCGGTGGAAAGACATGTTGTCGGAAAAGGACTGGCTTGAAGCTCTACTTCTATCTTGCTGGTTGTGGTGCAAAAGCGAGGATGTCTGTATGGGGGTTCGTGATGAGCGCTCAGGACCGTGACAAATGGGAAAGAGATGGGAAAAG
This Psilocybe cubensis strain MGC-MH-2018 chromosome 3, whole genome shotgun sequence DNA region includes the following protein-coding sequences:
- a CDS encoding Ras-related protein Rab-2-A, with the protein product MAGITWHYVFKFIITGDPAVGKSSLLVRLTDQRFLANPDPTLGVEFGSKLITIPEDNKVVKLQCWDTAGQETFRAITRSYYRGAAGCLLVYDVTSRDSFEHLRTWLADVRKHADPHVSCILVGNKVDLCDEPTPSGASAPPTSSNSPNTSSSASSIIKSSKSSASPSKVKRRSREVSYEEAELWAKQEGLLFVEASAKSGLNVEQAFVDASRDILEKIKKGVFDDDRSPGVKQSLPNSALVDGSAVKSTCCA
- a CDS encoding Dual specificity protein phosphatase 1, which encodes MSFHRGGSGHNTHHSQYPQPWTLAPTNPTVSPPSASPFSPSYHARPARNVSEIIPRLYISDLAFAENPALLTSYRITHILSTLSDTIFRPPPTLLPVQPIRMQVRIEDLPFAELAGHLPSTTAFIRDALNSSPNAHVLVHCAEGVSRSVSVVAAYLMAAYGWTPTEAVHFIKSKRRVANPNFGFIQQLHEYSRDSLGRMIPNPTPPFSTPH